Proteins encoded by one window of Halobaculum halobium:
- a CDS encoding RNA methyltransferase yields MNGTTLDVLVPSSLVREAEDGREATRKLGYVARAATIFRADRLVVFPDREGERRRGSEYVRTVLEYCATPAYLRREVWGKRDELRYVGVLPPMRPARSGPDGSELREGIVTEVGPEGRVRVNCGMQHPISLHASPGREYVEGERVTVRVSSREPVRARLTDDPAPGFRVAGAALEDALADADTAIATSRHGRELSVSGLADVRARTRDTHVAVAFGSPGRGLPAILGMDTEDVPVDPDATDGSGFDLWLNAIPRQGSEVVRTEEAIFAALSPLTLTE; encoded by the coding sequence ATGAACGGAACGACGCTCGATGTGCTCGTTCCGTCGTCGCTCGTCCGGGAGGCCGAGGACGGCCGCGAGGCCACGCGAAAACTCGGTTACGTCGCCCGTGCGGCGACGATCTTCCGGGCGGACCGGTTGGTCGTCTTCCCCGACCGGGAAGGCGAACGCCGCAGAGGCAGCGAGTACGTCCGAACCGTACTGGAGTACTGCGCGACCCCCGCCTACCTCCGACGCGAGGTGTGGGGGAAACGCGACGAGCTCCGGTACGTCGGCGTGCTCCCGCCGATGCGGCCCGCTCGATCCGGCCCAGACGGGTCGGAATTACGAGAGGGAATCGTGACCGAGGTCGGACCTGAAGGCCGCGTTCGGGTCAATTGCGGAATGCAACACCCGATCTCCCTGCACGCGTCTCCCGGACGGGAGTACGTGGAGGGGGAGCGCGTCACCGTCAGGGTCTCTTCGAGAGAACCGGTCCGTGCCCGCCTCACCGACGACCCCGCACCGGGGTTTCGGGTGGCTGGCGCGGCCTTGGAGGACGCCCTCGCCGACGCCGACACCGCGATCGCCACGTCGCGACACGGACGCGAACTGTCCGTGTCCGGCCTGGCGGACGTGCGTGCTCGCACGCGCGACACACACGTCGCCGTCGCGTTCGGCTCACCCGGCAGGGGGCTCCCGGCCATCCTCGGCATGGACACCGAGGATGTCCCGGTCGACCCCGACGCCACGGACGGCTCGGGGTTCGACCTCTGGCTGAACGCGATTCCGCGACAGGGCAGCGAGGTGGTGCGGACCGAAGAAGCGATCTTCGCCGCGCTCTCGCCGCTCACACTCACGGAGTAA
- a CDS encoding CBS domain-containing protein yields the protein MDDLDDVFVAQVMSESLYTVTPDTLVEDAATGMMERGIGSVIVVDDDGTLRGILTNTDFVQIVAERQPKDQTPVSEYMSTDLVTADPGDSLADVAATMLDRGFHHMPVTDGESGVVGVVSTTDLTAYLSTLRA from the coding sequence ATGGACGATCTAGACGACGTCTTCGTCGCCCAGGTGATGTCCGAGAGCCTCTACACCGTCACGCCCGACACGTTGGTCGAGGACGCGGCCACGGGAATGATGGAGCGCGGCATCGGGTCGGTGATCGTCGTCGACGACGACGGTACGCTCCGCGGGATTCTCACGAACACCGACTTCGTGCAGATCGTCGCCGAGCGACAGCCGAAAGACCAGACGCCCGTCTCGGAGTACATGAGCACCGACCTCGTCACCGCCGACCCCGGCGACTCGCTGGCGGACGTCGCCGCGACGATGCTCGACCGCGGGTTCCACCACATGCCCGTCACCGACGGCGAGAGCGGCGTCGTCGGCGTCGTCTCCACCACCGACCTCACCGC
- a CDS encoding 50S ribosomal protein L3, with the protein MPQPSRPRKGSLGFGPRKRASSEVPRIRSWPEDDGAAGVQGFAGYKAGMTHVVMVNDESDSPREGMEESVPVTVVEVPPMRAVALRAYEDTPYGQKPVTEVWATEFHEELDRTLDLPAENTFEADAEELRELVDDGVVDDLRFITHTEPAKLSNVPKKKPDVMETRVGGDSMDERLDYALDLVEDGGEHEFGDVFRAGEYTDVSGITKGKGTQGPVKRWGVQKRKGKHARQGWRRRIGNLGPWNPSRVRSTVPQQGQTGYHQRTELNKRLIDFGEGDDASVEGGFKGYGEVDGHYALVKGSLPGPSQRLLRFRPAIRPNDQPRLDPEVRYVSTASNQG; encoded by the coding sequence ATGCCACAACCAAGCAGACCACGCAAGGGTTCGCTGGGCTTCGGCCCGCGCAAGCGCGCGAGCAGTGAAGTCCCCCGCATCCGCTCGTGGCCCGAGGACGACGGCGCTGCCGGCGTCCAGGGCTTCGCGGGCTACAAGGCGGGCATGACCCACGTCGTCATGGTGAACGACGAATCCGACTCCCCGCGCGAGGGGATGGAGGAGTCCGTTCCCGTGACGGTCGTGGAAGTGCCGCCGATGCGAGCGGTCGCTCTGCGAGCCTACGAGGACACGCCGTACGGACAGAAGCCGGTAACCGAGGTCTGGGCCACCGAGTTCCACGAGGAGCTCGACCGCACGCTCGACCTGCCGGCGGAGAACACCTTCGAGGCGGACGCCGAGGAGCTTCGCGAACTTGTCGACGACGGCGTCGTCGACGACCTCCGGTTCATCACCCACACCGAACCGGCGAAGCTCTCGAACGTCCCCAAGAAGAAGCCCGACGTGATGGAGACGCGTGTCGGCGGCGACTCGATGGACGAGCGCCTCGACTACGCGCTCGACCTGGTCGAGGACGGCGGCGAACACGAGTTCGGCGACGTCTTCCGCGCCGGCGAGTACACCGACGTCTCCGGCATCACGAAGGGGAAGGGCACCCAGGGCCCCGTCAAGCGTTGGGGCGTCCAGAAGCGGAAGGGCAAGCACGCGCGACAGGGCTGGCGGCGCCGGATCGGCAACCTCGGCCCGTGGAACCCCTCGCGCGTTCGCTCGACCGTCCCCCAGCAGGGGCAGACCGGCTACCACCAGCGCACGGAGCTCAACAAGCGGCTCATCGACTTCGGCGAGGGCGACGACGCCTCCGTCGAGGGCGGCTTCAAGGGCTACGGCGAGGTGGACGGCCACTACGCGCTCGTGAAGGGCTCGCTGCCGGGTCCCTCCCAGCGCCTCCTGCGATTTAGACCGGCCATTCGGCCGAACGACCAGCCGCGCCTCGACCCCGAGGTGCGCTACGTCTCCACCGCATCGAACCAAGGATAA
- the rpl4p gene encoding 50S ribosomal protein L4: MKATVRDLNGDDAGEIDLPDVFETQFRSDLIQRAVVAAQANRKQAYGADEFAGLRTPAESFGSGRGMAHVPRSNGQGRRVPQTVKGRKAHPPKAEKDQTKKVNDKERKLATRSAIAATADAEQVAERGHAFDEDTELPLVVSDEFEELVKTKDVVSFLEAVGIDADIERADEGRTIRAGRGTTRGRKTREPKSVLFVTSGEPSKAARNLAGADVATGREVSVEDLAPGTHAGRLTVFTESALEEVAER; this comes from the coding sequence ATGAAGGCAACAGTACGCGATCTGAACGGCGACGACGCGGGGGAGATCGACCTCCCCGACGTCTTCGAGACGCAGTTCCGCTCGGACCTGATCCAGCGGGCCGTCGTCGCCGCGCAGGCAAACCGGAAACAGGCGTACGGCGCTGACGAGTTCGCCGGCCTCCGCACTCCCGCGGAGTCGTTCGGCTCCGGCCGCGGTATGGCTCACGTGCCCCGTTCGAACGGGCAGGGCCGCCGCGTCCCGCAGACCGTCAAGGGCCGCAAGGCCCACCCGCCGAAGGCCGAGAAGGACCAGACAAAGAAGGTGAACGACAAGGAGCGCAAGCTCGCGACGCGGTCGGCCATCGCGGCCACCGCCGACGCCGAGCAGGTCGCCGAGCGCGGCCACGCCTTCGACGAAGACACCGAGCTCCCGCTCGTCGTCTCCGACGAGTTCGAGGAGCTGGTGAAAACGAAGGACGTCGTCTCCTTCCTCGAGGCCGTCGGCATCGACGCCGACATCGAGCGCGCCGACGAGGGGCGCACGATCCGCGCGGGACGCGGGACGACCCGCGGTCGCAAGACGCGCGAACCCAAGTCGGTCCTGTTCGTCACCAGCGGCGAGCCGTCGAAGGCCGCCCGCAACCTCGCCGGCGCCGACGTGGCGACCGGTCGAGAGGTGAGCGTCGAGGACCTGGCGCCCGGCACGCACGCCGGCCGCCTGACCGTCTTCACCGAGAGCGCGCTGGAGGAGGTGGCCGAGCGATGA